One window of the Candidatus Poseidoniia archaeon genome contains the following:
- a CDS encoding HD domain-containing protein, protein MAQMIHDTVHGAISLEGSFEPLLETREFQKLSSIRQLGLAHLVFPGANHTRLEHSLGVGHTARRICRNLGLDDAETALIASAALLHDVGHGPYSHTLEAILHERLGVDHMAITKDIITGRQPPPETELGGATIPEVLAAHDLDPAEVAALVTGSAGEGEQSQLTVHDGQAHYSGPAYRGQVVHSTVDADQIDYLLRDSHYSGVAHGAIDVERLVHSLVLHNNQLVIARSGVAAVEGMLVARTLMYSAVYFHKTVRIAELMLARAVEQIEDLGALEVQSLVDAELDARLESLGGFQRETLQRLRYRRLYKVAWALSPQEIGDEHREPLKPLADADNRRRAEARIAKRLGLEPGEVIIDLPLAELLLSEPRIASTAIRVLDGGRLRSLKRYSPLAEALQQRAVPPWAVALIVPQRARGDAAAKGEQLLLG, encoded by the coding sequence ATGGCCCAGATGATACATGACACCGTGCATGGTGCGATTTCGCTCGAAGGCAGCTTCGAGCCGCTGCTCGAGACGCGAGAGTTCCAGAAGCTCTCCTCCATCAGGCAGCTGGGGCTGGCGCACCTCGTCTTCCCCGGGGCGAACCACACGCGTCTCGAGCACTCGCTGGGTGTCGGCCACACCGCACGCCGCATCTGCCGCAACCTCGGGCTGGACGACGCGGAGACCGCGCTGATTGCGTCGGCGGCGCTGCTGCACGACGTCGGGCACGGGCCGTATTCGCACACGCTCGAGGCCATCCTGCACGAGCGGCTGGGCGTCGACCACATGGCGATTACCAAGGATATCATCACGGGCCGGCAGCCGCCGCCCGAAACCGAACTGGGAGGGGCGACCATCCCCGAGGTACTAGCAGCGCACGACCTCGACCCCGCGGAGGTGGCGGCGCTGGTGACCGGCTCCGCCGGTGAGGGCGAGCAGTCGCAACTGACGGTCCACGACGGGCAGGCGCACTACTCCGGGCCGGCGTACCGCGGGCAGGTGGTCCACTCGACGGTCGACGCCGACCAGATAGATTACCTGCTGCGCGATTCGCATTATAGCGGCGTGGCGCACGGCGCGATTGACGTCGAACGGCTGGTCCACTCGCTGGTGCTGCACAACAACCAGCTAGTTATCGCCCGCTCAGGAGTGGCGGCGGTCGAGGGGATGCTAGTAGCGCGGACGCTGATGTATTCGGCAGTCTACTTCCACAAGACCGTGCGCATCGCCGAGCTGATGCTGGCGCGCGCGGTCGAGCAAATAGAGGACCTCGGCGCGCTGGAGGTGCAGTCACTGGTTGATGCCGAACTGGACGCGCGGCTCGAATCGCTGGGCGGCTTCCAGCGCGAAACGCTCCAGCGGCTGCGTTACCGGCGGCTCTACAAGGTCGCCTGGGCGCTCTCACCGCAGGAAATCGGTGACGAGCACCGCGAACCGCTCAAGCCGCTGGCTGACGCCGACAACCGCCGCCGCGCGGAGGCGCGCATCGCGAAGCGGCTCGGGCTGGAGCCGGGCGAAGTCATCATCGACCTGCCGCTGGCGGAGCTGCTGCTCTCCGAGCCGCGCATCGCCTCGACCGCCATCCGCGTGCTCGATGGTGGGCGGCTGCGGTCGCTCAAACGCTACTCGCCGTTGGCGGAGGCGCTGCAACAGCGCGCGGTCCCGCCGTGGGCAGTGGCGCTGATTGTGCCGCAGCGGGCGCGCGGGGACGCGGCGGCCAAGGGCGAGCAATTGTTACTTGGTTGA
- a CDS encoding cupin domain-containing protein produces the protein MGEEELALSGEQVDLAQFVNDEGGIWSLRQVEKVRGWNSIEYGAGLSGKNTPSTALSMNRAWIPPGGVAKAHIHVDFDVMVFLLRGSVRHEFGPGCRESVVHSAGDMLYIEPGLPHEVFNCSNND, from the coding sequence ATGGGTGAAGAAGAGCTTGCCTTGAGTGGCGAGCAGGTTGACCTGGCGCAGTTCGTGAATGACGAGGGCGGCATCTGGAGCCTGCGGCAGGTCGAGAAGGTGCGCGGCTGGAACAGCATCGAGTATGGCGCTGGCCTGTCGGGGAAGAACACGCCGTCGACGGCGCTTTCGATGAACCGCGCCTGGATCCCGCCGGGCGGGGTCGCGAAGGCGCACATCCATGTCGATTTCGACGTCATGGTCTTCCTGCTTCGGGGGAGCGTGCGGCACGAGTTCGGGCCGGGCTGCCGCGAGTCAGTCGTGCATTCGGCGGGCGACATGTTATACATCGAGCCGGGGCTGCCGCACGAAGTGTTCAACTGCTCCAATAACGACTAG
- a CDS encoding pyridoxal-phosphate dependent enzyme, with product MAGKDGQESEVHDSILTAIGETPLVRLPAGFEPGVECEILLKVEFTNPSGSIKDRIALFMVREAERKGLLKPGGRIVECSSGNTGAGLCLVAAALGYPITIVIPDKMSQEKIDVLCAYGADVVVTPANVPIDHPDHYTRKAQQIAEDTPGAWWPNQYHNPDNTEGHYRSTGAEIWRQCGGRLDAFVAGAGTGGSLAGVARYLKQQDPAVQVVGVDPPGSILADYWRTGELVEPGFYFVEGVGEEEVPGAWDPEVVDDYRVVTDADSFAMARRLALATGIFGGGSTGMNLVATLDIARKLPAEARVVTLVPDSGRAYLSKVYSEDWLRDWRFLPATPAADATVADLVRDGARAWVKPEETLYWAARHMGERGVRPLPVLTEEGGALLGVVDEARVMELLAAGEALEPLLVRDCIAEAGLVLDASAPWEAALAALAEHERVLVREPDGWAVLERRDMLRALPRLDHGGATDV from the coding sequence ATGGCTGGCAAGGACGGGCAGGAAAGCGAGGTCCACGACAGCATCCTGACCGCCATCGGGGAGACCCCGCTGGTGCGGCTGCCGGCCGGTTTCGAGCCGGGGGTCGAGTGCGAAATCCTGCTCAAGGTCGAGTTCACCAACCCGAGCGGGAGCATCAAGGACCGCATCGCGCTCTTCATGGTCCGCGAAGCCGAGCGCAAGGGGCTGCTCAAGCCCGGCGGGCGCATCGTCGAGTGCTCTTCGGGAAACACCGGCGCCGGCCTCTGCCTGGTGGCGGCGGCGCTGGGCTACCCGATTACCATCGTCATCCCCGACAAGATGAGTCAGGAGAAAATCGATGTGCTGTGCGCCTACGGGGCCGATGTGGTGGTCACCCCTGCCAATGTCCCGATAGACCACCCCGACCACTACACCCGCAAGGCGCAGCAGATTGCCGAGGATACTCCCGGTGCGTGGTGGCCCAATCAGTACCACAACCCGGATAACACGGAGGGCCACTACCGCAGCACCGGCGCTGAAATCTGGCGGCAGTGCGGGGGACGGCTCGACGCCTTCGTTGCCGGTGCCGGGACCGGCGGCTCGCTCGCCGGGGTCGCGCGCTACCTGAAGCAGCAGGACCCCGCGGTGCAGGTGGTGGGAGTCGACCCGCCCGGCTCAATCCTGGCCGATTACTGGCGGACCGGCGAGCTGGTCGAGCCCGGTTTCTATTTCGTGGAGGGGGTCGGCGAGGAGGAAGTTCCGGGCGCCTGGGACCCCGAGGTCGTCGATGACTACCGCGTGGTCACTGATGCGGATTCATTCGCGATGGCACGCCGGCTGGCGCTGGCGACCGGCATCTTCGGCGGCGGCTCGACCGGCATGAACCTAGTTGCGACCCTCGACATCGCCCGCAAACTCCCCGCCGAGGCGCGGGTGGTGACGCTGGTGCCTGACTCGGGGCGCGCCTACCTGAGCAAGGTCTACAGCGAGGACTGGCTGCGCGACTGGCGCTTCCTCCCCGCAACGCCGGCCGCCGACGCGACGGTCGCCGACCTGGTGCGCGACGGCGCGCGCGCCTGGGTCAAGCCGGAGGAGACGCTCTACTGGGCCGCGCGACACATGGGCGAACGCGGCGTCCGCCCGCTCCCCGTCCTCACGGAGGAGGGCGGCGCGTTGCTCGGCGTGGTTGACGAGGCGCGAGTCATGGAACTGCTCGCCGCCGGCGAAGCGCTGGAGCCGCTGCTGGTGCGGGACTGCATCGCCGAAGCGGGGCTGGTGCTCGACGCCAGCGCCCCATGGGAGGCGGCGCTGGCTGCGCTGGCCGAGCACGAGCGGGTGCTGGTACGGGAGCCGGATGGCTGGGCAGTGCTCGAGCGACGCGATATGTTAAGGGCACTACCGCGACTGGACCACGGAGGCGCAACCGATGTCTGA
- a CDS encoding cystathionine gamma-synthase: MSDPDKHVPPKRDPDARFGTRAVHAGWEPDEQTGAVMPPVYLTSTFVQDGPGQPRGGYEYTRTQNPTRFALQDALADLEGGAAAFTFASGMAAIHTLLLTLKPGDRVVAGKDLYGGTHRLFNRVTQRFGVLIDYVDTSDPAVLGVLPEDTRLLYIETPSNPLLTVTSLKQAVAAARKVGAEVAVDNTFASPALQRPIEFGADYVIHSTTKYIAGHSDVVGGAVVVRDEVRSEDLWFHQNSAGTANSPFDAFLTLRGLRTLEVRIERHCANARALAEFLHSHPGVERVLYPGLADHPGHAVAREQMADFGGMLSFELPGGIPQSSALVKAVRIFQLAESLGGVESLIELPAPMTHASVPLEERLAKGITDGLVRLSVGIEDPADLIADLEQALAKVQI; this comes from the coding sequence ATGTCTGACCCCGACAAGCATGTTCCCCCCAAGCGCGACCCCGACGCCCGCTTCGGGACCCGCGCCGTCCACGCCGGCTGGGAGCCCGACGAGCAGACTGGCGCGGTCATGCCGCCAGTCTACCTGACCAGCACCTTCGTGCAGGACGGCCCTGGCCAGCCGCGCGGCGGCTACGAATACACTCGCACCCAGAACCCCACCCGCTTCGCGCTACAGGATGCGCTGGCCGACCTCGAGGGCGGCGCGGCCGCCTTCACCTTCGCTTCCGGGATGGCCGCCATCCACACGCTGTTGCTGACGCTCAAGCCGGGCGACCGGGTCGTCGCCGGCAAGGACCTCTACGGCGGCACCCACCGGCTCTTCAACCGGGTCACGCAGCGCTTCGGCGTCCTGATAGATTACGTTGACACGAGCGACCCCGCGGTCCTCGGGGTACTTCCCGAGGACACGCGGCTGCTTTACATCGAGACCCCCTCCAACCCGCTGCTGACCGTGACTTCGCTGAAGCAGGCGGTCGCGGCCGCCCGCAAGGTGGGCGCCGAGGTGGCGGTGGATAATACCTTCGCCTCGCCCGCGCTCCAGCGCCCCATCGAGTTCGGCGCCGACTACGTCATTCACTCGACCACCAAGTACATCGCCGGCCACAGCGACGTCGTCGGCGGGGCGGTCGTGGTGCGCGACGAGGTGCGCAGCGAGGACTTGTGGTTCCACCAGAATTCCGCCGGCACCGCGAACTCGCCCTTCGACGCCTTCCTGACCCTCCGCGGCCTGCGCACCCTCGAGGTGCGCATCGAGCGGCACTGCGCCAACGCGCGCGCGCTGGCCGAATTCCTGCACAGCCACCCCGGGGTGGAGCGCGTGCTCTACCCTGGCCTCGCCGACCATCCGGGGCACGCCGTCGCCCGCGAGCAGATGGCGGACTTCGGCGGGATGCTCTCCTTCGAGCTCCCCGGCGGGATTCCGCAGTCGTCCGCACTGGTCAAGGCGGTCCGGATTTTCCAGCTGGCCGAGTCGCTGGGCGGCGTCGAGTCGCTGATTGAGCTCCCGGCGCCGATGACCCACGCCTCGGTCCCGCTCGAGGAGCGGCTGGCGAAGGGCATCACCGACGGGCTGGTGCGGCTCTCGGTCGGCATCGAGGACCCCGCCGACCTCATCGCCGACCTGGAACAGGCGCTCGCGAAGGTCCAGATTTAA
- a CDS encoding LysE family translocator: MDLSELALATGFMFLMCWTPGPNTMLCAAHGNRHGWQATLPLEAGMAAGFFLLAVIVGAGIELVEQYRAAIEAVRYVGAGWMLYLAYQIAGASQVAAGATPPVAEAPLGPATGFMLQFVNPKGLVYFVLLMGVYAPRLGEAFAIKLLLAGASAAIGVGSVLFWSGAGALLKRIFSDPASARRVNLALGALLGLVALDIAFHEQLRALLSLD; the protein is encoded by the coding sequence ATGGACCTTTCCGAGCTGGCGCTGGCGACCGGATTCATGTTCCTGATGTGCTGGACGCCCGGCCCCAACACCATGCTCTGCGCCGCGCACGGCAACCGCCACGGCTGGCAGGCGACGCTGCCGCTCGAGGCGGGGATGGCGGCCGGCTTCTTCCTGCTGGCGGTCATCGTCGGCGCCGGCATCGAGCTGGTCGAGCAGTACCGCGCGGCAATCGAGGCGGTCAGGTATGTCGGCGCCGGCTGGATGCTCTACCTCGCTTACCAGATTGCCGGCGCGTCGCAGGTGGCCGCAGGGGCGACGCCTCCGGTCGCGGAGGCGCCGTTGGGGCCAGCTACGGGTTTCATGCTACAGTTCGTAAATCCCAAGGGCCTCGTCTACTTCGTCCTGCTGATGGGGGTCTACGCGCCGCGGCTCGGCGAAGCGTTCGCCATCAAGCTGCTGCTCGCCGGTGCGTCGGCCGCCATCGGGGTCGGCTCGGTGCTCTTCTGGTCCGGTGCGGGGGCGCTGCTGAAGCGCATCTTCAGCGACCCCGCCAGCGCGCGGCGCGTCAACCTCGCACTGGGCGCGCTGCTCGGGCTGGTCGCACTCGACATCGCCTTCCACGAGCAGCTGCGCGCGCTGCTCTCACTCGATTAG
- a CDS encoding Mut7-C RNAse domain-containing protein, which produces MRYVCDAMLGRLARWLRLLGHDTLYADVGDAELLRLGETRRLLTRDRELACRGGVAPIAADELRAWGLLE; this is translated from the coding sequence GTGCGCTACGTCTGCGACGCGATGCTGGGGCGGCTGGCGCGCTGGCTGCGGCTGCTGGGGCACGACACGCTCTACGCCGACGTCGGGGATGCCGAGCTGCTGCGGCTCGGGGAGACACGCCGGTTGCTGACGCGCGACCGCGAACTGGCGTGCCGCGGCGGCGTCGCGCCAATCGCAGCGGATGAACTGCGCGCGTGGGGGCTACTGGAGTGA
- a CDS encoding DNA polymerase domain-containing protein, producing the protein MRASLRLLNAVSHTEVIDGRNITVVYLYGRTADGRSMAVRTEPQPPWFQVVAPPDEMVAQIEAHAEVRATRPERLWVDGAERDCLRVEVWHPGKVPQLRDWLRASELVVLAADIPFHFRYLYDHDIGGCITVEGEPFEKRGWSCPVIDAAKLAPAETFTAPLRVLSFDVENSLLDRRIFCLCLTVHDGGELVAEQMLDGGEADIIAGFTAAVAKHDPDVITGYNIDGYDLPLLEERAKLHGMKLMLGRDGSEADQRSNRTWAVRGRVVADAWWNVKREIRPRQESLNAVAKQLLGREKHDVNPQQMDAEWERDPQRVMDYCLEDARLAFEIMQHIRVLEKFQHLGSVARLPLEEVLNGRTSSLIDSLMIRAADRKGIGVPLTRHQRRTGHIAGGYVHALEPGLYDWVCVLDFKSMYPSIIIDRNLCFTTLSDDGAIRTPHGVNFQTPEIRRGLLPELLEGLMAERDSARERQAGAAGAEAEHYQRVQEAIKILMNSVYGVFASYFYRFTNLDIGASITAYAREAVRDIIAELEAEGLAVIYGDTDSVFFGSPHGNLDKTVAFGEAIAARYSGGARQLEFEKILHPFFSHGVKKRYVGQQVWPRETQVVRGYETRRSDAFPAQVEALQEIFARLMEGSTEAARETARDWVARVAAGKVAPEELVISKTVNLGRKYKNPKAMAHLQAHAKFVETGRPFVSGMKVAFIVTDTSRTPMVVEPFFPGEEPAVPDWDYYAGRLAKSLARITEVFGWDERALRTGGRQATLFSAASDEAATGKPTTPEREPQGEQQRLF; encoded by the coding sequence GTGCGCGCGTCCCTGCGGCTGCTCAACGCTGTTTCACATACCGAAGTCATCGACGGCCGCAACATCACCGTCGTCTACCTCTACGGCCGTACCGCCGACGGCCGGAGCATGGCGGTGCGCACGGAGCCGCAACCGCCGTGGTTCCAGGTCGTCGCGCCGCCGGACGAAATGGTGGCGCAAATCGAGGCGCATGCCGAGGTGCGCGCCACTCGCCCCGAGCGGCTCTGGGTCGACGGCGCGGAGCGTGACTGCCTGCGGGTCGAGGTGTGGCACCCCGGCAAGGTGCCGCAGCTGCGCGACTGGCTGCGCGCCAGCGAGCTGGTGGTGCTGGCGGCCGACATCCCCTTCCACTTTCGCTACCTCTACGACCACGACATCGGCGGCTGCATCACGGTCGAAGGCGAGCCGTTCGAGAAGCGGGGCTGGAGCTGCCCGGTCATCGACGCCGCGAAGCTCGCGCCAGCCGAGACCTTCACCGCGCCGCTGCGCGTCCTGAGTTTCGACGTCGAGAACTCGCTGCTGGACCGCCGCATCTTCTGCCTTTGCCTCACGGTCCACGATGGGGGCGAGCTGGTCGCCGAGCAGATGCTGGATGGCGGTGAAGCCGACATAATTGCCGGCTTCACCGCTGCCGTCGCAAAGCACGACCCCGACGTGATTACCGGCTACAACATCGACGGCTACGACCTGCCGCTGCTCGAGGAGCGGGCGAAACTGCACGGGATGAAACTGATGCTGGGGCGTGACGGCAGCGAAGCCGACCAGCGCTCGAACCGCACCTGGGCGGTGCGCGGGCGCGTCGTGGCCGACGCGTGGTGGAACGTCAAGCGCGAAATCCGGCCGCGGCAGGAGTCGCTCAACGCGGTCGCGAAGCAGCTGCTCGGGCGGGAGAAACACGACGTCAACCCGCAGCAAATGGACGCCGAGTGGGAGCGCGACCCACAGCGCGTCATGGATTACTGCCTTGAGGACGCGCGGCTCGCGTTCGAGATTATGCAGCACATCCGCGTCCTCGAGAAATTCCAGCACCTCGGCTCGGTCGCGCGCCTGCCGCTGGAGGAGGTGCTGAACGGCCGCACCTCGTCGCTGATTGACTCGCTGATGATTCGCGCCGCCGACCGCAAGGGTATCGGCGTCCCGCTGACGCGCCACCAGCGGCGCACCGGCCACATCGCAGGAGGCTACGTCCACGCGCTCGAGCCCGGCCTGTACGACTGGGTCTGCGTGCTCGATTTCAAGTCGATGTATCCCAGTATCATCATCGACCGCAACCTCTGCTTCACGACGCTCTCCGACGATGGCGCCATCAGGACACCGCACGGCGTCAATTTCCAGACGCCGGAAATCCGGCGCGGGCTGCTGCCGGAGCTGCTCGAGGGGCTGATGGCGGAGCGCGACTCGGCGCGCGAACGGCAGGCGGGTGCCGCGGGCGCCGAGGCGGAGCACTACCAGCGGGTGCAGGAAGCAATCAAGATTCTGATGAACTCGGTCTACGGCGTCTTTGCGTCCTACTTCTATCGCTTCACCAACCTCGATATCGGCGCCTCAATTACCGCCTACGCCCGCGAGGCGGTGCGCGACATCATCGCCGAGCTCGAGGCCGAGGGCCTCGCAGTGATTTACGGCGATACCGACTCGGTTTTTTTTGGCTCACCGCACGGCAACCTGGACAAGACAGTCGCCTTCGGGGAAGCCATCGCAGCGCGCTACTCCGGGGGGGCGCGGCAGCTGGAGTTCGAGAAAATCCTGCACCCCTTTTTCTCGCACGGAGTCAAGAAGCGCTACGTCGGCCAGCAGGTGTGGCCGCGCGAAACGCAGGTGGTGCGCGGCTACGAGACGCGCCGCAGTGACGCCTTCCCGGCGCAGGTCGAGGCGTTGCAGGAAATCTTCGCGCGGCTGATGGAGGGCTCGACCGAGGCAGCGCGCGAGACCGCGCGCGACTGGGTCGCGCGCGTCGCTGCCGGCAAGGTGGCGCCGGAGGAGCTGGTGATTTCCAAGACGGTCAACCTCGGTCGCAAGTACAAGAACCCGAAGGCGATGGCGCACCTGCAGGCGCACGCCAAGTTCGTCGAGACCGGCCGCCCCTTCGTCAGCGGCATGAAAGTAGCGTTCATCGTTACCGACACGTCGCGCACGCCGATGGTCGTCGAGCCTTTCTTCCCCGGCGAGGAACCGGCGGTGCCCGACTGGGATTACTATGCCGGCCGGCTGGCGAAGTCGCTGGCGCGCATCACCGAGGTGTTCGGCTGGGACGAGCGCGCGCTGCGCACCGGCGGCCGGCAGGCGACGCTCTTCTCTGCCGCCAGCGACGAGGCGGCGACCGGGAAGCCGACTACGCCGGAGCGTGAACCGCAAGGCGAGCAGCAGAGGCTCTTCTGA
- a CDS encoding flavin reductase family protein: protein MAVDGDTFRALMRQFPAGVTIVTFDDDGTLGGLTVSSFCSLSLEPPLVLVCIDRGVASHDAIARAGKFGVSVCADGQGGLAWDFANPKKDKQELLKATPHSLADGVPLLDNCVATMACRIVAEHAAGDHTIYVGQVESGTVDEALEPLAYCRAGLGSFTPA, encoded by the coding sequence ATGGCGGTCGATGGCGATACCTTTCGCGCGCTGATGCGGCAGTTCCCCGCCGGCGTCACCATCGTCACCTTCGACGACGACGGCACCCTCGGCGGACTCACCGTCTCCAGCTTCTGCTCGCTCTCGCTGGAGCCGCCGCTGGTGCTCGTCTGCATCGACCGCGGGGTCGCCAGCCACGACGCGATTGCGCGCGCCGGGAAGTTCGGCGTCTCGGTCTGCGCCGACGGGCAGGGCGGGCTGGCGTGGGACTTCGCCAATCCGAAGAAGGACAAGCAGGAGCTGCTCAAGGCGACGCCGCACTCGCTCGCGGACGGCGTCCCGCTGCTCGACAACTGTGTCGCGACTATGGCGTGCCGTATCGTCGCGGAGCACGCGGCGGGCGACCACACCATCTATGTCGGGCAGGTCGAGTCCGGCACGGTTGATGAAGCGCTGGAGCCGCTCGCCTACTGCCGGGCGGGGCTCGGCTCTTTTACACCAGCGTAG